The sequence AGCTCACGCATGAACGGAGTCGCGTGAAAGGCGTCCGCGGCATCTTCCCCGTCGAGCAGGCTCCAGTAGCGGATCGTCCACCGATGAAGGTTGAACTCCGCGACAAGGTGCTGCCGAATCCGCGCCACCATCGCGTCATCCGTTCCGCCATCGGCGAGCCAATCATCGAATGAGGAGACTATGAGAGCCATCAACGCGAAGCGATCGTCTTCCACCAGATCCCTGCGTTCATAGGCATTCAGAAAATCCTCCAGCCTCCCGGCATCCGCGCACGCCAGCTCCCAATCTTGCATCTGCGGCGAGTCCTTCAAACCCAGGAGCACGCAAAGCCGCGAACGTGACGCCGCAGTGATCCATCGGTATTCGGTTGGCTGATCGGTCATTCGCTCAAGAGATTATCTCCCGACGAGTCAGATCCACAAACCCCAACGGGACGGAAATGCGGAAGGGCCAATCAAACGCGAAGCGGTGACTGGCATGGCCGCAGCCAATGTCCCTGCTCCCCGCCATCAAAAAACCGGCCGGAGTTTCCCCCGGCCGGTTTTTCGTTAAACAATCTGACTCAGCTTCGTCTCACGGCATCGGCACGTTCGCCTCGTCCGGCGCGGACTTGGAGTCGACCGGCAGGAACAGGAGCTCCTCGGTCTCGCCGCGGCGGACGACCTGAACGGTGTCCCCGGACTTGATGTCGCCGCGGAGCAGCGCTTCGGCCAGCGGATCTTCCAGGTAGCGCTCCACCGCACGGCGCATCGGACGCGCGCCGTAGGACGGATCGTAACCCTTCGCGATGAGCAGGTCGCGCGCGCCATCGGTCAGCTCCATGAGCATGCCCTTTTCCTTGAGGCGCTTGACCAGCTTGCTGACTTCGAGGTCCACGATCTGCGAGAGATCCTTCTTCTCGAGCACGTGGAAGACCACGAGGTCGTCGAGGCGGTTGAGGAACTCCGGTTTGAAGTAGCGCTTCGACTCCTCCATGATCTTCTCCTTCATGCCTTCGAAGTCGGCTTCGTCGGCGTTCATGGCACCGAAACCGAGCGCGGTCTGGCGCTTGATGGACGAGGCCCCGACGTTGGAGGTCAGGATGATGATCGTATTGCGGAAGTCGATCTTGCGGCCCAGCGAGTCGGTGACCATGCCTTCCTCCAGGATCTGGAGCAGGAGGTTCATGACATCCGGGTGCGCCTTCTCTACCTCGTCGAAGAGCACGACCGAGTACGGGCGGCGGCGGACGGCTTCGGAAAGCTGACCACCTTCCTCATAGCCGACATAGCCCGGAGGCGAGCCGATGAGGCGGCTGGAGGTGAATTTCTCCATGTACTCGGACATGTCGATCTGGATGAGCGCGTCCGGATCGCCGAACATGAACTCGGCGAGGTTGCGGGCCAGATAAGTCTTGCCGACACCGGTGGGGCCAAGGAACAGGAACGAGCCGATCGGGCGGCGCGGATCCTTCAGGTCGGCACGCGAGCGGCGCAACGCCTTGGAGATCGCCTTGACCGCCTCGTCCTGGCCGATCACGCGGCCCTGGAGTTCGGACTCCATCTTGAGGAGCTTCTCGGTTTCCTTCTCCTCCATGCGGCGGAGCGGGACGCCGGTCCACTTCGAGACCACCGCCATGATGTCATCGTCGGTGACGGTGACGACGGTCTCCTCGGACTTGGAGCGCCAGTTCTTGAGGGTGTCCTCGAGTTCCTTCTTGGCGTGCTTCTCCGAATCACGGAGCGCCGCGGCCTTTTCAAAGTCCTGCTCGCTGATCGCGGAGACCTTGTCGCGGTTGATCTGCTCGATGTTCGCCTCGAGCTGCTTGATCTCCGGCGGGCGGGTCATCTGGCCGATGCGCGCGCGGGCGCCGGCTTCATCGAGCACGTCGATGGCCTTGTCCGGCAGGAAACGTCCGGTGAGGTAGCGGGAGGTCAGGCGCACCGAGGCCTCCACGGCTTCCGGGGTGAACCGGGCCTTGTGGTGGGTCTCGTACTTCTCCTGCAGGCCCTGCATGATCTTGATGGCGTCATCCACGGAGGGCTCGTCCACCTTGACCTGCTGGAACCGGCGCTCGAGCGCGGCGTCCTTCTCGATGTACTTGCGGTACTCGTTGAGGGTGGTCGCGCCGACGACCTGGAGCTCCGAGCGGGAAAGCGCGGGCTTGATGATGTTCGAGGCATCCATCGCGCCCTCCGCCGAACCGGCACCCACGATGGTGTGCAGCTCGTCGATGAACAGGATGACGTTCTTCACCTTGCGGATCTCGTCCATCACCGCCTTGATGCGCTCTTCGAACTGGCCGCGGTACTTCGTCCCCGCCACCATCAGGGCGAGGTCGAGCGTCACGACCTTCTTGTCGCGCAGGATCTCCGGCACGTTGCCCGAGGAAATCTCCTGGGCGAGGCCTTCGACGATGGCGGTCTTGCCGACGCCGGCCTCACCGACCAGCACCGGGTTGTTCTTGGTGCGGCGGCACAGGATCTGGATCACGCGCTCGATCTCGGACTCGCGGCCGATGACCGGGTCGAGGCCGCCCTCGCGGGCGAGCTTGGTGAGGTCGCGGCCAAAGGCGCGCAGGGCGGGAGTCTTCGACTTGCCTTCCGTTTCCGGGGCTTCGGATTCGCTCTTCACTTCTTCCTCCTCTTCGAAGGGACCATCGTCGTCCTCGATCTCGTCGTCATCATCTTCATGATCGGGCGAGAAGTTCGGGTCGATCTCGGCGAGGATCTCGTTGCGGGTGCGCTGGATATCGACATCCAGGCGCTTCAGGACGCGGGCGGCCACGCCCTCGCCCTCACGGAGCAGGCCGAGCAGCAGGTGCTCGGTGCCGACATAGGAATGGTTGAGCGCCTTGGCCTCCTTGTTGGCCAGCGCCAGCACCTTCTTCACGCGCGGGGTGTAGGGGATGTTTCCGGGGGCCTTCTGGGGCGCGCCGGAGCCGACCTCTTTCTCCACCTCCATGCGGACGGTTTCGAGGTCGAGACCCATTCGTTCGAGAACATTGACCGCCACTCCCTGGCCCAGCTTGATCAGCCCGAGCAACAGGTGCTCGGTGCCGACATAGGAGTGGTTGAAGCGGTCCGCTTCCTTGCGCGCGAGCGCAAGGACCTGTTGGGCGCGTGGGGTGAAGTTGTTCATGCGTCGCCGGAATTTTCGGGGGTGTTGGAACTGTCCCCGTTTCTGGTTGTAGGACGAATATCAGGGGGTGGAAGAGAATGCAACCGGGAGCGAATGATTTCCGCGCGAATTGCATCACGCTCCTCGGGCGAAAGTTTGCGCCCGCTGTGGAGCTGGAGATGCGCCGGCTGGATGTCCATCAGCAGCGCGTCGGCGAGACGCATCGTCTCGTGCGCGAAGAACCCGAGGTCCGCGCCAAGGCGCAGCAGCGAGACATGGTTCAGAGCTTCCTTGGAATCAATGACCCACGCATGGCGGAGCACGCCGTAGGCGCGGCCGATCTTGTCCGCCACCATGTCCGGATCGTCTTCCAGGAGCTTCTCGCGGGCATTCCGCTCGTGCTCGGCGACCTGCGAGATCACTCGCTCCAGGCGGCGGATGATGGTATCTTCACTCTCGCCCAGCGTGGACTGATTGGAAATTTGGTACAAGTTTCCAAGCGATTCGGTGCCCTCGCCATAGATGCCGCGGACCGCCAGACCGATCTTGTTCACCGCCTGGAGAACCTGGCCGATCTGATCGCTGAGGACCAGACCGGGAAGGTGGAGCATGGCCGAAGCACGCAGGCCGGTGCCGAGGTTGGTCGGGCAGGTGGTGAGATAGCCAAGCTTCGGATCGAAGGCATAGGGCAGCGCCTGGGCGAGTTCGTCGTCCAGCGCGGAGAGGCCTTCGTAGGCCTCGCGCAGCTCGAGCCCCGGACGGATCGCCTGCATGCGCAGATGATCCTCCTCGTTCAACATGAGGCTGTACATCTGGCGGCGCTCGATCACCGCCGCGGAGCCATCGCCGCGCGCGGCGTGCTCGCGGGAAATCAGGTGGCGCTCGACGAGCACCTGCTTCTGCACGGAGCTCAGATCACCGAGGGCCTGGGAAAAGCCATCCTTCATCGGAGCCAGCGCCTCCACGGCGGGGCGAAGCTCCTCCAGGGTGCTGGCCCGTTGTTCACGGGTGGCCCAACCGGGAAAAGGCTCGTCGCGCAGATTGCGGGCGAGACGGATGCGGGAAGTCAGGACGACGCTGTTATCGGCATTCGCGCCGGTCATCCAATCGGCGGGATACTTGATCAGCGTGGAGAAACGCATCATATGCGGAACACTGGGTCAGGGGTGTAATAGCGGAAAGCGTGCCATCAACCGGAAATGCCGGTGTGAAGCTCGATCTGGCGGATTTCATCCCGCAGGCCGGCGGCCTCCTCGTAATTCTCGGAAGCCACGGCTTGGTCAAGGCGGGCGCGGAGTTCCTCCAACCGCTGGTCGCGCACCTGCTGCTCCATGAGGCCCTTCGGCACCTTGCCGACATGGAGGTTGCCCTTGTGCATGCCACGCAGGATGCCGGTCAGCTCGTCCGCGAAGATGCGGTAGCACTCGCTGCAACCGAACCGGCGCACGCGGCGCAGGTCCTCGATCGTGAACCCGCAGGCCGGGCACTGCTTCCCAGCCCCCGCGGCGGGCGGGGTGTGGGTCTGGGTCACCACGGTCTTCTGCCCCGGCACGCCGCCGAGCAAAACGTCCGCCAGCGAGAACCCGGTCGGATCGGTCACCCCGCGCTCCTGGGCACAGGACTCGCAGAGGCAGACTTTTTTCATCTGCCCATCAACGAGTTGCGTGAGGAAAACGGATGCCTTTTTGTCGCAGAAGTCGCAGACCATGCCTGACAGAAGCTAAGACCCCCGACGCCCGATGCGAAACGAAAACTTCGCGTAAGGTGAGGGTTTTTGACCCGTGGTGGCGATTTTCAGCCATCCGGACCTCCTGAAAATCAAATTCCCCGGGGTTCTCCCGGGGAATTTCGAAAAGACGGGGTGTTTTGACCCCCCAGGCAGGGCGGACAAAATCCGCCGCCACGGCTTCAGTAAACCGGCGTGCCGGTCGAATTCGCCTCCTCGCGGAAGGCTTCGATGAAACGCTTCGTGATCGGGCCGGGCTTGCCATCGCCGATGGTGCGGCGGTCCAGCGAGATCACCGGAACTACCTCGGCGGCCGTGCCGGTGAGGAAGCACTCGTCGGCGATGAAGATGTCGTAGCGGGTCAGCGACTGTTCGCGGACCTCCACGCCGAGCTTCTTCGCCACCTGCAGGATCACCGCGCGGGTGATGCCGTCGAGGCCGCCATCCGAGATCAGCGGGGTGAGCAGCACGCCGTTCTTGAGGAGGAAGATGTTGTCGCCGGTGCACTCGGCCACGTAGCCCTGCTCGTTGAGCATGATGGCTTCCAGCGCGTTGGCCTGGATGGCCTCCACCTTCGCCATGATGTTGTTCAGGTAGTTCAGCGACTTCACCTGCGGCATCAGCGCGGCCGGGGCCGGGCGGCGGGTGGCGCACGTGATCAGCGCGAGGCCGTTGTCGTAGTGCTCCTTCGGGTAAAGCTGGATCGTGGAGGCGATGATGAACATCGACGCCTTCGGGCAAAGGTACGGGTTCAGGCCCAGGCCGCCGGTACCGCGGGTCACCACCAGGCGGATGTAGCCGTCCTTCAGGCCGTTCGCGGCCACGGTTTCGACGGTGGCCTTGATGACCTCCTCGTAGGTCCACGGAATTTCCAGGACGATGGCGCGGGCGGAGTCGAACAAGCGGCGGATGTGCTCCTCCAGGCGGAAGACGCGGCCGTTGTAGATGCGAATGCCTTCGAAGACGCCGTCACCGTAAAGAACACCGTGGTCGAACACGGAGATTTTCGCTTCGGATTCGTCCACCAGGTTGCCATCGAGCCAGATTTTCATGCGGGGCAGGGAGCGTAGCGGCGGAAGCCCGGCTGGCAAGCCACTTAGGCCGCGACGTTCATACGAGACACAGCCTCAGCAAGCCCAGTCCTTGAACGGGCACTGGACCAGCCGCGAATTCAAATACCGAGTGTCATCGGAAACCTCGGCCCCCACCCACTCCGGCAGCTCGACCTGGGTGTCCTCCGCTTCCATTTCAACCTCGGCGACCACGAGGCCGTCGTTGTCGCCGTGGAACACGTCGATTTCCCACGTGTGCCCGGCGTGTTCCACGCGGTGGCGGGTCTTGTCGATCACCGAGCCGGTGCACAACGCGAGCAACTCGCGGGCCTCGGCGGCGGGGATCGGGTATTCGAACTCCGCACGCGCCAGCCCCTTCGAACGGCCTTTGATCGTCAGCCAAGCCTCCTCGCCCGCCAGCCGCACCCGCACGGTGCGGTCCGGATCGAGGCTCAGATAGCCCTGCGTCATCCGAGCGCCCGGCGAGCCATCCGCCCATCCGAAGCCGGACACCAGGAACTTGCGTTCGATTTCCACCCCCATGGCTCAGGGCGTCTGGCCGCCTGCGGCGGTCTTGTCCTTCGGCTTGAAATCCGTGATCGCCGCCCAATCGACCGCCCCATTGTCCAGCCGCTGGGTCTCGCTGGCATAGACGGCGTCCTCGTTCTTCGGGTCCATGCCCGCCGCCAGCTCGATGAATACCCGGGCCAGTTGCTTGTTCTCCGCTCCACCTTGCTTGAGCAGAAGCTGGCCACGGGTGATCAGCAGCCGGGCCAGCACCTGCGGGCTGTAATCGCCGGTCGCGGCCTCGGGCATCACCCCTTTGCCGAGCTGAAAGGTCGTCACCAACGCCTTGCGGTTCCGCGGCGACAAATGGAGGGCCACCGCCAGCAGGCGGCGCGCTTCCTCCAGCGAGGCCGGGGTGGCCTTCGCTTGGATCACGCGGTTGGTGGCGTAACCGGCCAGGTTCGTCGCGTAATCCTCGCGCTCGCTGTCGAGCATGCCGAGGTCATTGGTGAACATGCCGTTCCCCACCTTGGGTGGCGTCCAGGTGAATGGCTTCGCCTCCTCGGCGCCGGAAACCGACGCGAGTGCCACCATCACGACCGCTGCTTGCCACGCACCCCTCATGGCCGCTAACCTCGAAAGCGCTCCGGCGCTTGGCAAGTGGCAAATCCCGAGACATTCCCGAACAAATCCGCGCTCCGCCAGGCGATGCGCCGACGGCTGCGCGAAACCCCGGGCGATTCCGCCGCGCTCCGCGAGGCCATTGGCCGCTGGCTGGCCGATCACCCGGATGCCCGCGTCATCGCCGCCTTCGCCGCCCTGCCCGGCGAGCCCGATCTCCTGCCGCTGGTCGCCCTCCACCCGGAGCGCATCTGGGTGTTTCCCACCGTCCGCGGCGAACATCTCACCTTCCATCCGGTGACCGACACCGCCCGGGACTTCGAAGCCGGAGCCTTCGGCATCCGCGAGCCGTCCCCGTCCCTTCCGGAAACCCCGGCCCGCGAAATCGATGCCTTCCTTTGCCCCGGGCTGGCCTTTTCCCCCACCGGCGGTCGGCTCGGCCGCGGCCGCGGGTTCTACGACCGAATGCTGGCCCTCGCCCGCCCGGACACGGTGAAACTGGGCGTCTGCTTCCCGTTCCAGATCGTCGAAAACACCTTCGCGGAAGCCCACGACATCCCGATGGACGGGATCCTCGGCCTCACGCCCAATCCGGCACCTTGAGCTGGAATTCCGGGATCCGGGCGAACACCCACTCGCCGGTCACCGTCTCCGCGAAAAACGCCCCCTCCACCTGGGCTCCCGCCTTGGTGACGTGGTAGCTGTTGTAGGAAAAATCCTCGCCGGGAGCCAGCACAGGGGTCTGACCGATCACGCCCTCCCCCTCCACCACGGAAACCTCGCCGCTGTTCTCGCGAACCACCCATTTCCGACCACGGATGGTCACCCGCTCGCCGGAATTGTTCCGGATCGAAATGAAATACACGAACGGATGGGGCTTGTCCTGCGGAGCCTCCAAGCTCGGCATGTAAAGGACGTCATCCACCTTGACGCTCAGGCCTTTCAGTTCACGGATCGTTCCCGGCATGGGACGATCAGTATCCCGCTTCTAACGCATTCTGCCAAGTCGGAAAAACCGTGGAATACGACACATTCCACACAATTTGGTCATCTTAGGCTCATTTTGCGCCAGCGTCCCGGAATCCCACCCCGCCCGGCACCGCGGAAACCCTTGCGCGGGCAGGCATTCCTCCGGATCGTGCGTCATGCACCCGTCACCCCCGGTCGCCCTGACCATCGCCGGTTCCGATTGCTCGGCCGGCGCCGGCATCCAGGCCGACCTGAAAACCTTCGAACATTTCCGCGTCCACGGCCTCACCGCGGTCACTTGCGTGGTCTCGGAAACGGCGAACGTGGTGCGCGCCGTCCACCCGGTGCCCCCGGAAATCGTGGCCGATCAGGTGGACCTGCTGCTCGATGCCTTCCCGATCTCGGCGATCAAGACCGGCATGCTCTACTCCGCCCCCCACATCGAGGCGGTGCTCGACGCCCTCTCCCGCTACCCCGCCATCCCGCTGGTTGTCGATCCGGTGATGATCGCCTCCACCGGCGATCCCCTGCTGGAACCGGACGCCATCGCCGCCCTGCGCGACGAACTGCTGCCGCGCGCCACCCTGGTGACGCCGAATCTCCACGAGGCCGAGGCCCTGGCGGGCGAGAAGATCCACACTGTCGACGACCTGGAACGAGTCGCGCTGCGACTTTCGGAGCAATTCGGCACCGCCTTCCTGCTCAAGGGCGGTCACCTGGAAGGTCCGGAATGCACCGACCTGCTGGCGGATGGCGGCCATCTCCACCGTTTCACCGCCGCCCGTGTCGCCGTGCCCGGCTCGCATGGCACCGGCTGCACCTTTTCCGCCGCCATCGCCGCCCACCTCGCCCTGAACCACCCGCTGGCCGAGGCCGTGAGCCACGCGAAAGTCTACCTCACCGAGACATTGGCGAAGTCCTTCACCCACCAATCCCCGGCCGGAGGCACCGTCCACGCCCTGAACCAAGGGACGACGCTCTGATCCTCCTCTTCTCTTGATTCTGGATTCTTGATTCTGGACTCTCCTCCCATGCGCACCGCGGTCTACGCCGGCTCCTTCGATCCTCCCACCAACGGTCACCTCTGGATGATCGAGCGGGGCTTGGAATTGTTCGACCGCCTGATCGTGGCGATCGGCAACAACCCCTCGAAGGCCTACACTTTCACGGTGGAGCGCCGGGTGAAGCTGCTCCGCGAGTCCGTGCCGTCCTGCGAGCGGCTGACCATCGACCATTTCGACAACCGCTTCCTCGTCGACTACGCCATGACGATGGACGCCCACTACATCCTGCGCGGCATCCGGTCGCCGGACGACTATGAGTACGAGCGGGTGATGCGCCACATCAACAGCGACATGGCCCCGCAGATCACCACCACCTTCCTGATGCCGCCGCGCGACATCGCCGAGCTTTCCTCCAGCATGGTGAAAGGACTCATCGGGCCGCAGGGTTGGGAGGAAATCGTCCGCCGCTACGTGCCGATTCCTGTGTTCGAAGCGCTGTCCCACGACACCTGATTGCGATGAAACGCCTGCTTTCCATCCTCCTCTGGATCTTCATCTCGCTCCTCGGCATGACCGCCGTGGGCGTCGCCGCCTTCCAGCGGGGGGAACCGGTCAACGCCCTGTGGCTGGTGGTCGCCGGTCTCTGCACGTTCGCCGTTTCCTACCGCTTCTACTCCGCGTGGCTGTGCGCGAAGGTGCTCACGATCGATGACCGCCGCGCTCCGGCCGCGGTGACCTGCGCGGATGGCAAGGACTTCGTCCCGACCTCGAAGTGGGTCGTCTTCGGCCACCACTTCGCCGCCATCGCGGGTCCGGGACCGCTGGTGGGGCCGGTGCTCGCCGCCCAGTTCGGCTACCTGCCGGGCGTGCTGTGGATCCTCATCGGTGCCACCCTCGGCGGCGGAGTCCATGACGCGGTGATCCTCTTCGCCTCGATGCGCCGGAACGGCAAATCGCTGGGCCAGATGCTGAAGGAGGAAATGAACCCGGTCATCGGCTTCATCTCGATGATCAGTCTGCTGGCAATCATGACCATCCTCCTCGCCGTGCTCGGCCTGGTGGTGGTGAAAGCCCTCGCCGAAAGCCCGTGGGGCCTCTTCACCATCGCCGCCACGATCCCGCTGGCGTTCATCATGGGGATCGCGATCAAGAGCGGCAAGGTGGGCGTGACGCCCGCCACCATCTTCGGCGTGATCGGCCTGCTGGCCGCGGTGGTCGGCGGCAAGTATCTGCCGGAATCCTGGAACCACGCGCTGACGCTTGATTCCAAGACGCTCGCCTGGGTGATCATGATCTATGGCTTCGCCGCCTCGGTGCTGCCGGTGTGGATGCTGCTCGCGCCGCGCGATTACCTCAGCACCTTCCTCAAGCTCGGTGCGGTGGGCGTGCTGGCGGTCTTCATCGTGGTCCTCGCCCCACCGCTGCACATGCCGGCGATCACCCCCTTCGTCCACGGCGGCGGTTTCATCGTGCCGGGCCCGGTGTTCCCCTTCGTCTGCATCACCATCGCCTGCGGCGCGATCAGCGGCTTCCACGCCCTCATTTCCTCCGGCACCACGCCGAAGCTGCTGTGCCGCGAGAAAGACATCCGCCTCGTCGGCTACGGCGCGATGGTGACGGAGATGCTGGTTTCGCTGATGGCGATCATCGCCGCCTGCGCGCTCGCGCCGGGCCAGTACTTCGCGATCAACTCGCCGGTGAACCCGAACGACAACGTCGCGGTGGCCGCCCAGATCGCGAAGATCAATTCCTACGGCCCCGAGTATGCGGTGACCCTGCCGGAAATGCAGCAGCTCGCCAAGGATCTCGGCGAACCGCACATCATCGGCAAGACCGGCGGCGCCCCGACCTTCGCCGTCGGCATGGCCCACATGTTCGCCAAGGTGATCCCCGGCAATACCGCGCTCTCGCTGTGGTATCACTTCGCCATCATGTTCGAGGCGCTGTTCATCCTGACCACGCTGGATGCGGGCACACGGGTGGGGCGTTTCATTCTCCAGGACCTGCTCGGGCAGGTCGTGCCCAAGCTGAAGGACACCGGCTCGTGGATCGGCAACGTCACCGCCACCGGCCTGCTGGTGGCCGCCTGGGGATTCTTCCTTTATCAAGGAGCAAAAGAACCGGAAGGAATCGCGAAAAGCCTGTGGCCGATCTTCGGCATCTCGAACCAGCTCTTGGCCGTGATCGCCTTCTGCTTCGGCACCACCCTGCTGATCAAGATGGGCAAGGCCCGCTACTGCCTGGTCACCGCCGTGCCACTGGTGTTCCTCACTGCCGTCACCTTCACTGCGGGCTACCTCAAGATCTGGGACCCTAACTCGGCGGGCTTTCTGCCAGCCATCGCCAAGCAGCAAAAACTCATCGAGAGTGGCATCCAAGGCAAAGCACTCGAAGCCGCCCAGACCTCGCTGTTCAACGCCCGCATCGATGTGGCCGTAACCGCGATGTTCCTGCTGTTCGTCGCCGTCATCGTGCTTGGCACAGCCCGCGAATGCTGGCTGCTGCTGCGGAAGCGCAAGCAGGCCGTGCTCCAGGAAAGCACCTACGTGGCGCTGACCGAAGGCTGATCACCGGTAGCCGGACTGGACCCACGTCAGCGCGTACGCCAGTCCCATGCCGAGGCGTTGCGACACCAGATAGTAGTCGTAGCCGTTCTCGTCCGCGCTGCCCGCCGCCAACCCCTTCAGCAACTGCTCCGATTGCCGGAGCTGCCGGATCGTCAGCTTCGGCACCTGGTGGGGAGCGGCAGCCTTCTCCAAGACGGCACAGGCCGATCCAATGGATTCCGCCAACCGCGTGAACTCCTTCCGGGTTTCGTCCTTCAACTGGATCTTCATCGTCTCGGATGGCGACGACCACGGCTGGGGAATCTGCGACTGTCTCTCCTGTCGATAACCGGGCAGTATGCCATTGAAATCCGCCACCACCCGGCCGAGCAAATCGAAAGCCGGTTGATAACGCGCGTCCGTTCCCGCGGTCCGGAACATCTCGGAAATCGAAGGCGTGCGAATCTCCGTGCCGGACGGAACGGCCGTGGCTTTCAGATGGTTGAAGCGCAACAGTAGATCGAGCATGGCCGCGTCGCCGTAGGCCTCACGGGCCATCTCCTCGAGGATCATCCCGGATTTGAACGTCACCGCCGCCTTGGACGGCCGCGGTTCCGGCTTGGGAACGGATTCCTGCCCTTGCGCGAAAACCGCCGCCCCGGAAACCCAAACCGCAGTCACCATCCATCGCATCATCCTCGTCTCCTACCAACGCCTTCATCGCCTGACGAGAACGGAAGCACACGATCCATGTGGGTATCCATATCGAATGGGCGGCTTACAGATGAACAG comes from Luteolibacter sp. LG18 and encodes:
- a CDS encoding carbon starvation CstA family protein, with product MKRLLSILLWIFISLLGMTAVGVAAFQRGEPVNALWLVVAGLCTFAVSYRFYSAWLCAKVLTIDDRRAPAAVTCADGKDFVPTSKWVVFGHHFAAIAGPGPLVGPVLAAQFGYLPGVLWILIGATLGGGVHDAVILFASMRRNGKSLGQMLKEEMNPVIGFISMISLLAIMTILLAVLGLVVVKALAESPWGLFTIAATIPLAFIMGIAIKSGKVGVTPATIFGVIGLLAAVVGGKYLPESWNHALTLDSKTLAWVIMIYGFAASVLPVWMLLAPRDYLSTFLKLGAVGVLAVFIVVLAPPLHMPAITPFVHGGGFIVPGPVFPFVCITIACGAISGFHALISSGTTPKLLCREKDIRLVGYGAMVTEMLVSLMAIIAACALAPGQYFAINSPVNPNDNVAVAAQIAKINSYGPEYAVTLPEMQQLAKDLGEPHIIGKTGGAPTFAVGMAHMFAKVIPGNTALSLWYHFAIMFEALFILTTLDAGTRVGRFILQDLLGQVVPKLKDTGSWIGNVTATGLLVAAWGFFLYQGAKEPEGIAKSLWPIFGISNQLLAVIAFCFGTTLLIKMGKARYCLVTAVPLVFLTAVTFTAGYLKIWDPNSAGFLPAIAKQQKLIESGIQGKALEAAQTSLFNARIDVAVTAMFLLFVAVIVLGTARECWLLLRKRKQAVLQESTYVALTEG